In the genome of Halictus rubicundus isolate RS-2024b chromosome 9, iyHalRubi1_principal, whole genome shotgun sequence, one region contains:
- the LOC143356927 gene encoding uncharacterized protein LOC143356927 gives MKKRRPCTLNTSRSAASSPTSFLQGSSVKTKSSHDINRRRLKRSSPKLKAKGAEYSGQSVLSRDAFGSLESLFDIKKPLNLPEAQSLAIECYQVGQIPPFESGKLNNTKNLVELLLSQQQSDFGPHILEQTHDDYKDKPEAIKEEEPGVESAKLSEVISPSLVKEKSSIMAENEEEVNVEEELEGEPEPDAEPDAAPAAEPEAEAEDEKQDVTEKESESKTETDDDRLPGQPPAHPMPSGIGEGAPMKPGGRQESILSSSPLTDPELLEEMKNADERCTVIMKEIEELKQEILELMEKKELSEEDTQLLQSKQDELMAKMAEVEQITRKLQSMLGLTDLSSLTFSKMFEMLPYPHTRPSMIMEEEELFGEKKPRPEDLFDLPQIEYPEDKLPRVIVCGHTEDEIPKIVVADSKKRGKDRSLKNLTGKLTESLTMQEKLVLENAQLEGGKYKLEEALLEKDSAVESLQRKVCGLQAEMRIVVKENTELSRQLACLNQRITSPCCYPCPGGNQSPGSSPSPFRSFSYTTTVQQDDDYCQCKCCMQLQFPDTPSPRGNSLCMTRNSESYLNSGDSPRLAGGASRSGVLIPSGASSQVEEMCCRSPAVTKPPCPPPPPRGTCPEELEHQLASYSNNSKQLEQQLGSIECEIRNMQIELANVQRERQQLEQQRKLLKCTGPCAPCGCCPPPPSMGHQPTSSPPYVPPAPVLPPPSIPLPKVSTPMPPAPSSTCTGPCVNAPMGASTCPQQQLRDLREQYARLQDDYKNKLCEVSCLRTDAEKLKQQTREAIEEREKLDIKLIDAQERLKAIEAEKGKYEGFKEQMIEHEQQLIVVKQRFRESQDELEELRSLIQDQAAQLEDYRNKYLQAQQQVEEQRRQLDLMEMDNARMNENVTLEIGRVKNQFQEKLAELAPLPDLLKQTQVKLQEAQQMRLVAERNCEDLSREIVGCKDKAQTLQNQLDVLRSEYQAIQEERGTGSGRFEELEKKNSELRHDNERMKNTLARFEEHEAQLQKRIDEKMHEITQLTAMLDQVREDSARQVARTKERCETARRTMQGQIADMERQLAQCRATARAAQKDRDEIRQKMQGQINNLNEAFEQAQGRIRSLQGHVNYLKTSYSNIFKGQGEAPPGILPGEAGAGFDSCDCNY, from the exons ATGAAG AAGCGGCGACCGTGTACATTGAACACGTCCAGATCTGCAGCAAGTTCGCCGACGTCCTTTCTTCAGGGTTCTTCTGTTAAAACGAAAAGCTCTCACGACATCAATCGTCGCCGCTTAAAACGGAGCAGTCCGAAGTTAAAAGCCAAGGGTGCGGAATACAGCGGCCAGTCGGTTTTAAGCAGGGATGCATTCGGTTCATTGGAATCATTGTTCGATATAAAAAAGCCTTTGAACTTGCCGGAAGCACAGTCTTTGGCGATCGAATGCTACCAAGTGGGCCAGATTCCTCCGTTTGAGTCGGGCAAACTAAACAATACCAAAAACTTGGTGGAACTTTTACTTTCGCAACAACAATCGGATTTCGGACCACACATTCTTGAGCAG ACGCATGACGATTACAAAGACAAACCAGAGGCGATCAAAGAAGAAGAGCCAGGCGTCGAATCGGCAAAATTATCAGAAGTTATAAGTCCAAGTCTTGTTAAGGAGAAATCGTCAAT CATGgctgagaatgaggaagaggttaACGTGGAAGAGGAACTTGAAGGTGAACCCGAACCTGATGCTGAACCTGATGCTGCGCCTGCTGCTGAACCCGAAGCCGAAGCAGAAGATGAAAAACAAGATGTTACAGAAAAAGAGAGCGAATCAAAGACTGAGACAGATGATGACAGACTTCCGGGGCAGCCCCCGGCTCATCCAATGCCTTCTGGCATTGGCGAAG GCGCTCCCATGAAACCTGGCGGTCGGCAAGAATCTATCTTGAGCTCGTCTCCTTTGACCGATCCTGAGCTATTAGAAGAAATGAAAAACGCTGACGAACGTTGCACCGTCATTATGAAAGAGATCGAAGAGTTAAAGCAGGAGATCCTCGAGCTTATGGAG AAAAAAGAGCTATCGGAAGAGGATACGCAGTTGCTTCAGTCCAAGCAGGATGAACTCATGGCGAAGATGGCAGAAGTTGAACAAATAACGCGAAAATTGCAGAGTATGTTGGGTCTGACTGATTTATCGAGCCTCACGTTCAGCAAAATGTTCGAGATGCTTCCTTATCCGCACACGAGACCTAGCATGATAATGGAAGAAGAAGAACTATTTGGCGAAAAGAAACCAAGGCCTGAAGATCTCTTCGACTTGCCCCAGATCGAGTATCCGGAAGACAA GCTTCCCAGAGTGATCGTTTGCGGTCACACAGAGGACGAGATTCCAAAGATCGTCGTTGCGGACAGCAAGAAGAGGGGGAAAGATAGGTCTCTCAAAAATCTAACTGGAAAATTAACAGAGTCGCTGACCATGCAGGAGAAACTAGTATTAGAGAACGCTCAGCTCGAAGGCGGCAA ATACAAATTAGAGGAGGCACTATTGGAGAAGGACAGTGCTGTCGAGAGCCTCCAGAGGAAGGTATGCGGGCTGCAGGCTGAAATGCGCATAGTCGTGAAGGAGAACACAGAATTGTCCCGTCAATTAGCTTGCTTGAATCAACGAATTACCAGTCCTTGCTGTTACCCTTGTCCAGGTGGAAATCAGTCGCCAGGGTCAAGTCCGTCCCCTTTCCGGTCGTTCTCGTACACCACAACAGTGCAACAGGACGACGACTATTGTCAATGCAAGTGCTGCATGCAACTGCAGTTTCCCGACACTCCATCCCCACGTGGCAATTCCTTGTGCA TGACAAGAAATAGTGAATCGTACCTAAATAGCGGAG ATTCACCAAGACTCGCGGGTGGAGCATCAAGATCAGGAGTCTTAATTCCCAGTGGTGCTTCTTCACAAGTCGAAGAAATGTGTTGCCGAAGTCCAGCCGTTACTAAACCACCATGTCCGCCACCCCCGCCAAGAGGAACATGTCCCGAGGAGTTGGAACATCAGCTTGCGTCTTACAGCAACAACAGCAAACAACTG GAACAACAATTGGGCAGTATAGAGTGCGAAATACGTAACATGCAGATAGAGCTTGCCAACGTACAAAGGGAGCGACAGCAACTAGAACAGCAACGCAAGTTGCTCAAGTGCACAGGACCTTGTGCACCTTGCGGTTGCTGTCCACCTCCACCGTCCATGGGCCATCAACCTACCAGTTCACCACCTTACGTACCGCCTGCTCCGGTTCTACCACCACCTTCCATACCTCTACCTAAGGTATCC ACACCGATGCCACCTGCACCTTCCTCGACTTGCACCGGTCCTTGCGTGAACGCGCCTATG GGTGCTAGCACGTGTCCTCAGCAACAGTTGCGTGACCTGCGCGAGCAATACGCTCGCCTTCAGGAcgattacaaaaacaaattgtgCGAGGTTTCGTGTTTAAGAACAGATGCCGAGAAGCTGAAGCAGCAAACGCGCGAAGCGATCgaagagagagaaaagttgGACATCAAACTGATCGACGCCCAAGAGCGTTTGAAAGCGATCGAGGCTGAGAAAGGAAAATACGAAG GTTTTAAGGAGCAAATGATCGAACACGAACAGCAGCTGATAGTAGTCAAGCAACGTTTCCGGGAGTCGCAAGATGAACTGGAAGAATTGCGATCACTGATTCAAGATCAAGCCGCCCAGCTCGAGGACTAtcgtaataaatatttacag GCGCAACAACAAGTCGAGGAGCAACGCCGGCAGCTTGACCTCATGGAAATGGACAACGCACGGATGAATGAAAACGTGACTCTAGAAATTGGCCGAGTTAAG AATCAATTCCAAGAGAAACTGGCCGAGCTAGCACCGCTACCAGATCTTTTGAAGCAGACACAAGTAAAGCTGCAGGAAGCGCAACAAATGCGTTTAGTCGCGGAGCGGAACTGCGAGGACCTTTCACGGGAGATTGTAGGCTGCAAGGATAAGGCCCAGACCTTACAGAATCAGCTGGATGTTCTGCGCAGCGAGTATCAAGCCATTCAG GAGGAGAGAGGAACCGGTTCAGGACGGTTTGAGGAACTCGAGAAAAAGAATTCCGAATTGCGGCACGACAATGAACGTATGAAGAATACGCTTGCCAGATTCGAAGAACATGAAGCGCAGTTGCAGAAACGCATCGACGAGAAGATGCACGAAATTACTCAGTTGACGGCGATGCTTGATCAA GTTCGTGAAGACTCGGCAAGACAGGTGGCAAGAACGAAGGAGAGATGCGAGACTGCAAGAAGGACGATGCAAGGTCAAATAGCGGACATGGAGAGACAGCTGGCACAGTGCAGGGCCACCGCGAGAGCTGCACAGAAAGATAGAGATGAA ATCAGACAAAAGATGCAGGGTCAGATAAACAACCTGAACGAGGCGTTCGAACAAGCTCAAGGCCGTATAAGATCACTGCAAGGTCACGTGAATTATTTGAAAACGTCTTACAGTAACATCTTCAAGGGTCAAGGGGAAGCCCCGCCTGGTATATTGCCTGGAGAGGCCGGCGCTGGATTTGATTCCTGCGACTGCAATTACTAG